From the Nymphalis io chromosome 1, ilAglIoxx1.1, whole genome shotgun sequence genome, one window contains:
- the LOC126771542 gene encoding uncharacterized protein LOC126771542: MNAKIVVLIMAVLVPVLCVPLDILQTETTVENNPIHKLIKRYINPSLTTGGFSGADIAKIRAKRGFEEECEKLNLCLLHARSNRSFFAAFELYFVNKENARLWDHHARSLSECHQRYSCYR; the protein is encoded by the exons atgaacgcaAAAATCGTAGTGTTGATAATGGCGGTACTAGTACCCGTTCTGTGCGTGCCGTTGGATATTTTACAAAccg aAACTACAGTCGAGAACAATCCAATACATAAATTGATCAAGAGGTACATCAATCCATCTTTGACAACAGGAGGTTTTTCTGGTGCTGACATTGCAAAAATTAGAGCCAAGAGAGG GTTCGAAGAAGAATGTGAAAAGCTGAACCTCTGCTTACTTCACGCACGATCCAATAGAAGCTTCTTTGCAGCATTCGAGTTATACTTCGTAAA TAAAGAGAATGCACGCCTATGGGATCATCACGCAAGATCACTCTCCGAGTGTCATCAGCGTTACAGctgttacagataa
- the LOC126771072 gene encoding nodal modulator 1, producing the protein MSLKISNLLNVFIVYLVTFTTTCYANDILGCGGFVKSHASLDYSKIEIGLYTKEGSLKEKTECAPTNGYYFLPLYEKGEYILKVHPPAGWSFEPSQVELVIDGETDQCSTGQDVNFSFNGFGITGRVITAGQKQGPSGIDIQLVNEKGDVRSTVTTTGGDFHFTPVIPGKYLVKASHSKWKIEPSQTEVQVKEGNTALPVGSLTVKGYDVSGSVISFGSPISGIYVLLYSKDENQKFRVEGCKTALLQGVPDAPICYSVTDAAGEFKFGLVPAGEYKLLAMTNSPGQVLVTYNIKPDAVPFTVLHDSLYIKNAFEVTGFNVRGRALRTADGAAGMAGARVLRGGRAVATTDADGWFTLTGLKPATYTLTFQHEECEWDEVQLVVASGGPGAALRAAAARWRVCGDLAPPEPRTLLLRPDLRPDLRPDLRPDLRPDLRVRAGDDGKWCAFLPPGDYTVKVEVSEQEQREGLQFYPAAQAVRVLGAAAGGGSFGQVRARVAGAVRCAAHCARLAVALRPLQPDGGYAGPPRYAQVVDGEYSFEEVVPGGVELSVEGPHLCWEQAAHNVAVTQRQHTAPPFRLSGLALLVSASHALQLDYEGPTRGVLAVPAGDSRQCLPPAERYTLTPRGCHRVQPASALVQLGGPDVPRVRFVATAHAAVVDIVSPEPATDVVLQIVKDGQRLEEVPLQPIERDGVYVYEHTMYLEEGSVATVSAQSSSLLFSPRGAVRVSGGADCARVLSLRAARALVLAGRLQPSVSGVLLTLEGGDVKLTQTTEADGKYSFGPLDADVQYTVRAEKESYAFDEPDENGIIVAHKLAEIAVTLRDRADHAPLEGALVSVSGGAFRRNVASGAAGALRFAALSPAQYYVKPHMKEYRFEPPHAIVAVEDGQEHRVAFEGIRVAWSLLGRVVSLGGAGAARVSLRARPASPPAQPHCAQQDATSSDTGHFRIRGLSPGCMYVVELKESVEPELAGIVLAKQPPPFEVKEKDIEDVRLIIIQPNHLTDANVLIRTPNIDHYKTLRLTLALEATPHTPIYTTKLDPLGYNQFNNPGLMYTMPRLPADNKTYVLQIESTLSKVSHSYEEPVFYFNSDGKFRSFDIDFEPKLRSSEQELRHSPLALLALLALGALYSQRARLAALRPLAAARPRRAPRERS; encoded by the exons ATGTCTcttaaaatatctaatttattaaatgtatttatagtatatttagttACATTTACAACAACATGCTATGCAAATGACATATTAGGATGTGGTGGTTTTGTGAAAAGTCATGCGAGCTTGGATTATTCCAAAATAGAGATCGGCTT GTACACGAAGGAAGGTAGCTTAAAAGAGAAAACGGAATGCGCCCCTACTAATGGATATTATTTTTTGCCATTATATGAAAAAGGCGAATACATATTAAAGGTGCATCCTCCCGCTGGGTGGAGTTTTGAGCCCTCGCAAGTTGAACTCGTAATAGATGGCGAGACAGACCAGTGTTCTACTGGTCAGGACGTAAACTTCTCTTTTAATGGTTTTGGTATAACTGGGAGAGTGATCACCGCAGGACAAAAGCAAGGGCCAAGTGGAATTGATATCCAACTCGTTAACGAGAAAGGTGATGTTAGAAGTACAGTAACAACCACTGGTGGTGATTTTCATTTCACACCTGTTATACCaggaaaatatttagttaaagcAAGTCATTCTAA ATGGAAAATTGAGCCATCTCAGACTGAAGTGCAAGTGAAGGAAGGCAATACAGCTCTGCCAGTGGGATCTTTGACTGTGAAGGGCTATGATGTCTCAGGATCTGTCATATCTTTCGGCAGCCCTATCAGTGGAATCTATGTTCTGCTATATTCAaaagat GAAAATCAAAAATTCCGAGTGGAAGGATGTAAAACTGCCCTACTGCAAGGAGTTCCAGATGCTCCAATTTGTTACTCAGTAACAGATGCGGCTGGCGAATTCAAATTTGGTCTAGTACCTGCTGGGGAGTACAAGCTGTTGGCTATGACCAACTCTCCTGGTCAAGTTCTTGTCACATACAATATCAAACCGGATGCTGTGCCTTTCACTGTGCTTCATGACAGTTTATACATCAAGAATGCTTTTGAA GTGACGGGGTTCAACGTGCGCGGGCGGGCTCTGCGCACTGCGGACGGCGCGGCGGGCATGGCGGGTGCGCGCGTGCTGCGTGGGGGGCGCGCCGTGGCCACCACCGACGCGGACGGCTGGTTCACTCTCACGGGCCTCAAGCCAGCCACCTACACTCTCACTTTCCAGCATG AGGAGTGCGAGTGGGACGAGGTGCAGCTGGTGGTGGCGAGCGGCGGGCCGGGCGCGGCGctgcgcgcggcggcggcgcgctggCGCGTGTGCGGGGACCTCGCGCCGCCCGAGCCGCGCACGCTGCTGCTGCGCCCCGACCTGCGCCCCGACCTGCGCCCCGACCTGCGCCCCGACCTGCGCCCCGACCTGCGCGTGCGCGCCGGCGACGACG GCAAATGGTGTGCGTTTCTACCTCCGGGCGATTACACGGTGAAGGTCGAAGTGAGTGAGCAGGAACAGAGGGAAGGTCTCCA GTTCTACCCGGCGGCGCAGGCGGTGCGCGTGCtcggcgcggcggcgggcggcgggtCGTTCGGGCAGGTGCGCGCGCGCGTGGCGGGCGCCGTGCGCTGCGCCGCGCACTGCGCGCGCCTCGCCGTGGCGCTGCGCCCGCTCCAGCCCGACGGCGGCTACGCGGGCCCGCCGCGCTACGCGCAGGTCGTCG ACGGCGAGTACAGCTTCGAGGAGGTGGTGCCGGGCGGCGTGGAGCTGTCGGTGGAGGGGCCGCACCTGTGCTGGGAGCAGGCGGCGCACAACGTGGCCGTGACGCAGCGCCAGCACACGGCGCCGCCCTTCCGCCTGAGCGGGCTGGCGCTGCTCGTGTCCGCGTCGCACGCGCTGCAGCTGGACTACGAGGGCCCGACGCGCGGCGTGCTGGCGGTGCCGGCGGGCGACAGTCGCCAGTGCCTGCCGCCGGCCGAGCGCTACACGCTGACCCCGCGCGGCTGCCACCGAGTGCAGCCCGCCAGCGCGCTGGTGCAGCTGGGGGGGCCGGACGTGCCGCGAGTGCGCTTCGTGGCGACGGCACACGCGGCCGTCGTCGATATAGTCTCCCCGGAACCTGCGACGGACGTGGTCCTCCAGATCGTCAAGGACGGGCAGCGGCTCGAGGAGGTGCCTCTGCAGCCGATCGAACGGGATGGTGTATACGTGTACGAGCACACCATGTATTTGGAGGag GGCTCGGTGGCGACGGTGTCGGCGCAGTCGTCGTCGCTGCTGTTCAGCCCGCGCGGCGCCGTGCGCGTGTCGGGCGGCGCGGACTGCGCGCGCGTGCTGTCGctgcgggcggcgcgcgcgctcgTGCTGGCCGGCCGCCTGCAGCCCTCCGTGTCCGGCGTGCTGCTCACCCTGGAGGGCG GCGATGTAAAACTGACCCAGACGACGGAAGCAGACGGCAAATATAGCTTCGGTCCGTTGGACGCGGACGTGCAGTACACGGTGCGGGCGGAGAAGGAGTCCTACGCCTTCGACGAGCCCGACGAGAACGGAATAATCGTTGCGCACAAGCTGGCGGAGATCGCCGTGACGCTTCGCGACCGGGCCGACCACGCGCCGCTGGAG GGCGCGCTGGTGTCGGTGTCGGGCGGCGCGTTCCGGCGCAACGTGGcgtcgggcgcggcgggcgcgctgcGCTTCGCGGCGCTGTCGCCGGCGCAGTACTACGTCAAGCCGCACATGAAGGAGTACCGCTTCGAGCCGCCGCACGCCATCGTCGCCGTGGAGGACGGCCAGGAGCACCGCGTCGCCTTCGA GGGTATCCGCGTGGCGTGGTCGCTGCTGGGCCGCGTGGTGTCgctgggcggcgcgggcgcggcgcgcgtGTCGCTGCGCGCGCGGCCCGCCTCCCCCCCCGCGCAGCCGCACTGCGCGCAGCAGGACGCCACCTCCTCCGACACGGGACACTTCAG AATACGTGGCCTTTCGCCTGGCTGCATGTACGTCGTGGAGCTGAAGGAGTCGGTGGAGCCTGAACTGGCTGGCATCGTGCTCGCAAAGCAGCCGCCTCCATTTGAA GTCAAAGAAAAAGATATCGAAGACGTCCGACTTATAATCATCCAACCCAATCACTTAACGGATGCGAACGTGTTAATCCGGACTCCCAACATTGACCACTACAAGACTCTCAGACTGACCCTCGCCTTGGAGGCGACCCCACACACCCCTATATATACAACGAAGCTGGATCCACTCGGCTACAACCAGTTCAATAATCCGGGACTAATGTACACTATGCCGAGGTTGCCGGCGGACAATAAGACTTATGTCCTTCAAATAGAGTCAACTTTGTCGAAAGTAAGCCATTCGTACGAGGAGCCGGTGTTCTACTTCAATTCAGATGGGAAATTTAGATCTTTCGATATTGACTTTGAACCAAAG CTGCGCTCGTCGGAGCAGGAGCTGCGGCACAGCCCGCTGGCGCTGCTGGCGCTGCTGGCGCTGGGCGCGCTGTACTCGCAGCGCGCGCGCCTCGCCGCCCTGCGCCCGCTCGCCGccgcgcgcccgcgccgcgcgcccCGCGAGCGCTCCTAG
- the LOC126771462 gene encoding cilia- and flagella-associated protein 20, with protein MFKNTFQSGFLSILYSIGSKPLQIWDKKVRNGHIKRITDNDIQSLVLEIVGTNVSTTYITCPADPKKTLGIKLPFLVMIIKNLKKYFTFEVQVLDDKNVRRRFRASNYQSTTRVKPFICTMPMRLDEGWNQIQFNLADFTRRAYGTNYVETLRVQIHANCRIRRVYFSDRLYSEDELPAEFKLFLPIQNKAKTAVAT; from the exons ATGTTTAAAAACACTTTTCAGTCCGGGTTTTTGTCAATTCTTTACAGTATAGGTAGCAAACCTTTGCAAATTTGGGACAAGAAAGTTCGAAATGGGCACATAAAACGAATAACAGACAATGATATACAGAGCTTAGTGTTAGAAATAGTCGGAACCAATGTCAGCACTACATATATCACTTGTCCCGCTGATCCGAAGAAAACTCTTGGCATCAAACTACCGTTTTTGGTTATGATTATCAAGAACCTCAAGAAATATTTCACATTCGAGGTTCAG GTTTTGGACGATAAAAATGTACGCAGGAGATTCCGAGCAAGTAATTACCAATCAACTACTCGGGTGAAGCCATTTATTTGCACCATGCCTATGCGTTTGGATGAGGGGTGGAATCAGATTCAATTTAATCTTGCTGATTTTACGAGAAGGGCGTATGGCACCAACTATGTTGAGACTCTAAGAGTCCAAATTCATGCCAACTGTCGTATAAGAAGAGTCTACTTCTCAGACAGATTATATTCAGAAGATGAACTACCAGCAGAGTTTAAACTCTTTCTTCCTATTCAGAACAAGGCAAAAACGGCTGTTGCTACTTGA